Proteins encoded by one window of Pyrinomonadaceae bacterium:
- a CDS encoding ABC transporter permease, whose translation MPFLEALRLALAAILGHKMRSFLTLLGVIFGVATVIVVVSLVEGFNHYVDEKIADIGTNAFAVRKFSIDDFSSVAALNAARRRNKDIRLEDVEALRARGGAIGDVGAKAEVLGDIKYASTTLSRVRISATTANIADIERIDAGTGRYFNKGEDDTRKRVCFIGADVAEKLFPRSEPLGQTIRMDGHAFQVIGVGKALGSVFGQPRDMYVAVPLSTFLSLYGSRRSLGIIATATSEETYQHAIDEARTVMRIRRRLGPNEKDNFGIITPSAINELRDKIFGTIQVAAIGVTSISLVVGGIVIMNIMLVSVTERTKEIGLRKSIGARRGDILKQFLAESTMLSLFGGAIGISIAYALAKLVAVVTPVPTSLPLPAVTAALFVSASVGLASGVYPAWRAARLDPIEALRAET comes from the coding sequence ATGCCTTTTCTTGAAGCACTTAGACTGGCGCTCGCCGCGATTCTGGGCCACAAAATGCGGTCGTTTCTCACGCTGCTCGGGGTGATTTTCGGCGTGGCGACGGTGATTGTGGTCGTGTCGCTGGTCGAAGGCTTCAATCACTATGTCGATGAGAAGATCGCCGATATCGGGACGAACGCCTTCGCCGTGCGAAAGTTTTCGATTGATGACTTCTCAAGTGTGGCCGCGCTAAACGCCGCCCGCCGTCGCAACAAAGACATCCGCCTGGAAGATGTTGAAGCACTGCGCGCTCGCGGTGGGGCGATTGGCGATGTGGGTGCGAAAGCCGAGGTGCTCGGAGACATCAAATACGCCTCGACCACGCTGTCACGCGTGCGGATCAGCGCCACCACCGCGAACATTGCCGACATCGAACGAATCGACGCCGGCACCGGCCGCTACTTCAACAAAGGTGAAGACGATACGCGCAAGAGAGTGTGCTTTATCGGCGCCGATGTGGCCGAGAAATTATTTCCGCGATCTGAGCCGCTGGGCCAAACCATTCGCATGGATGGGCACGCCTTCCAGGTAATCGGCGTGGGCAAAGCTCTCGGCTCAGTTTTTGGCCAGCCGCGCGACATGTATGTGGCCGTTCCGCTCTCGACTTTTCTTTCGCTCTACGGTTCGCGCCGCTCGCTGGGCATCATCGCGACGGCCACCAGTGAAGAGACGTATCAGCACGCGATCGACGAAGCGCGCACGGTGATGCGCATTCGCCGGCGCTTGGGACCAAACGAAAAGGACAACTTCGGCATCATCACACCTTCGGCGATCAATGAGCTGCGCGACAAAATCTTCGGGACGATTCAAGTCGCAGCTATCGGGGTCACGTCCATTTCGCTGGTCGTGGGCGGCATCGTCATCATGAACATCATGCTGGTGAGCGTCACCGAACGCACCAAAGAAATCGGTTTGCGGAAGAGCATTGGCGCGCGCCGCGGCGACATTTTGAAGCAGTTCCTGGCCGAATCGACGATGCTCTCGCTGTTCGGCGGCGCGATCGGCATCAGCATCGCGTATGCCCTGGCGAAACTGGTAGCGGTGGTCACGCCGGTGCCGACGTCTTTACCGCTGCCGGCAGTGACCGCCGCATTGTTCGTTTCCGCAAGCGTCGGATTGGCGTCGGGAGTTTATCCGGCGTGGCGCGCGGCGCGGCTTGATCCGATTGAAGCGCTCCGCGCAGAAACGTAA
- a CDS encoding ABC transporter permease, with translation MKLFNSDIWENLWMALDTLRQHKLRSLLTILGVVIGTMTVIVIAAFVSGIDTRVSKEIEGFGTNSIYIYRFDPGFNFNPTQEERQRKPISYEDTMAIQAECPSVTYAAAFMSPVDFFGGSFTPRVHVRYRDIEMTNASVQGASPAYFNMGVTNIAEGRYFTEEDNARHASVVVIGPDVANTLFPFSNAVDQSVTINGRLYRVIGVLTARDVFLTGGEDPNNENKAVYMPYLTLRKLYPDVNDNFVMAQARPGMMKEAVEEVRDLLRRRRKVAFGAPDNFGISTSEQIITQFKAITGGVFALMVAISSVGLLIGGIGVMNIMLVSVTERTREIGVRKAIGARRRDIIVQFLIEAATLTGLGGLIGILFGSGIALLIKTIMPTYIPVWAPIVGFVVSVGLGVGFGLWPAWKAARLNPIEALRFE, from the coding sequence GTGAAGCTGTTCAATTCCGACATCTGGGAAAATCTTTGGATGGCGCTCGACACGCTGCGTCAGCACAAGCTGCGCTCGCTGCTGACGATTCTTGGCGTGGTCATCGGCACGATGACCGTAATTGTGATCGCGGCATTCGTCTCGGGCATCGATACGCGCGTGTCCAAAGAGATCGAAGGGTTCGGCACCAATTCGATTTACATCTATCGATTCGATCCCGGCTTCAACTTTAATCCGACGCAGGAAGAGCGGCAGCGCAAGCCGATATCGTACGAAGACACCATGGCAATTCAGGCCGAGTGTCCTTCAGTCACCTACGCCGCTGCGTTCATGTCACCGGTTGATTTCTTTGGCGGAAGCTTTACTCCGCGTGTGCATGTGCGCTACCGCGACATCGAAATGACGAATGCGTCCGTCCAGGGCGCGTCGCCGGCATATTTCAATATGGGCGTCACCAACATCGCCGAAGGCCGCTACTTCACGGAGGAAGACAATGCGCGGCACGCGAGCGTCGTCGTGATCGGTCCTGACGTCGCGAATACTCTGTTTCCTTTTTCCAATGCGGTTGATCAAAGCGTCACCATCAACGGCCGGTTGTATCGTGTGATCGGCGTGCTGACGGCGCGCGACGTGTTTCTCACCGGCGGTGAAGATCCGAACAACGAAAACAAAGCCGTTTACATGCCTTACCTAACGTTGCGAAAACTCTATCCCGACGTTAACGACAACTTTGTGATGGCGCAGGCGCGCCCGGGCATGATGAAAGAAGCTGTGGAAGAGGTCCGCGATCTGTTGCGCCGGCGCCGAAAGGTCGCCTTCGGGGCGCCGGACAACTTTGGTATCTCGACTTCCGAACAGATCATCACGCAATTCAAGGCGATCACCGGCGGAGTGTTCGCGTTGATGGTCGCGATTTCCAGCGTGGGCTTGCTCATTGGCGGCATCGGGGTGATGAACATCATGCTGGTAAGCGTGACTGAGCGCACCCGGGAAATCGGTGTGCGCAAAGCGATCGGCGCGCGCCGCCGCGACATCATCGTTCAATTTTTGATCGAGGCAGCGACTCTGACCGGCCTCGGTGGCTTGATCGGAATTCTGTTCGGCTCGGGCATCGCGCTGCTAATCAAGACGATCATGCCGACTTATATTCCGGTCTGGGCGCCGATCGTCGGCTTTGTTGTTTCCGTCGGTCTCGGCGTCGGATTCGGATTGTGGCCCGCGTGGAAAGCCGCGCGGCTGAACCCGATCGAGGCGCTCCGGTTCGAGTAG
- a CDS encoding NADAR family protein, with amino-acid sequence MTRHLFILAVFGVLLAGGFAVRSEAVGQGITRDARYPAHWWTPVEDPRKPIWEILPQEAKPGEVILSKRHELGLLSNFAPTPFLFHGKRYASLEGFWQAMLYPEGPTDPRAQSPGFEWKYTRDQVAQMTAFEAKRAGDLAEENMRIMKIGWVSFEGRRFAYRPKQAGRHYRLIVAATRAKVLQNPEVKKVLLTTGELVLRPDHHQEPNAPAAWRYFEILMNIRKELQRSRK; translated from the coding sequence ATGACTCGACATCTCTTCATCTTGGCAGTCTTTGGGGTTTTGCTTGCCGGCGGTTTCGCTGTGCGGTCCGAGGCTGTGGGCCAGGGGATCACTCGCGACGCGCGTTATCCGGCGCATTGGTGGACGCCGGTCGAAGATCCCAGGAAACCCATTTGGGAAATTCTGCCGCAGGAAGCTAAACCCGGCGAAGTCATTCTCTCAAAGCGCCACGAACTCGGGTTGCTGTCTAATTTCGCACCGACTCCGTTTCTCTTTCACGGCAAACGCTACGCGAGCTTAGAAGGCTTCTGGCAGGCCATGTTGTATCCAGAGGGCCCAACGGATCCGCGCGCGCAGTCTCCAGGCTTCGAGTGGAAATACACGCGCGATCAGGTGGCGCAGATGACGGCGTTCGAAGCCAAGCGTGCCGGCGATCTGGCGGAAGAGAACATGCGGATAATGAAAATCGGTTGGGTCAGTTTTGAGGGAAGACGTTTCGCTTACCGGCCCAAACAAGCCGGACGACATTATCGGCTTATCGTTGCCGCCACGCGGGCCAAGGTTTTGCAGAATCCTGAGGTGAAGAAGGTGCTGCTCACAACCGGCGAGTTAGTCCTCAGGCCTGATCATCATCAAGAGCCCAACGCACCGGCGGCCTGGCGCTACTTTGAGATCCTCATGAATATCCGAAAGGAACTGCAACGAAGCAGGAAGTGA
- a CDS encoding M15 family metallopeptidase — MKRTTLATTLVIVLVGYGSILRVNSPTSFASAQSVGTLHQSKPTSVPARWRGLIGEYGPDKLVPLPDDDILIIFEEGGLRALFKRGGDYYPLNEESGNVFELTDSGPRVGQTLIFTRDRRGRATQVALDAIVLKRRNIEPESGNQLRIKPVRPIAELMKEALASQPPLENGDFLNTDLVELRKLDPTIRLEVRYATTNNFLGTKFYTQARAFMQRPAAEALVRVHRNLKRQGYGLLIHDAYRPWYVTKVFWDAVPEDKKLFVADPARGSRHNRGCAVDLTLYHLKTGKPVEMVATYDETTERAHSDYPGGTSLQRWHRELLRKAMEAEDFAIFAPEWWHFDYKDWQKYRIGNQRFEEIGRRSRR; from the coding sequence ATGAAACGTACGACTCTTGCGACGACTCTCGTCATAGTTTTGGTCGGTTATGGCTCAATTCTCCGAGTCAATTCTCCGACATCCTTCGCATCGGCTCAGTCTGTCGGGACGCTGCACCAATCGAAACCCACATCCGTTCCCGCACGCTGGCGCGGACTGATCGGTGAGTATGGTCCCGACAAACTTGTACCACTACCCGACGATGACATTCTGATCATTTTTGAAGAGGGCGGCCTAAGAGCTCTGTTCAAGCGAGGCGGCGACTACTATCCGCTTAACGAGGAGTCAGGGAACGTCTTCGAGCTCACTGACAGCGGACCACGCGTTGGTCAAACACTCATCTTTACTCGTGACCGCCGAGGACGCGCAACCCAGGTCGCCCTCGATGCGATCGTTCTCAAACGCCGCAACATCGAACCGGAATCCGGGAATCAACTCCGCATCAAACCCGTCCGGCCGATCGCGGAGTTGATGAAAGAAGCGCTCGCTTCGCAACCACCGCTGGAGAACGGCGACTTTCTGAACACCGACCTGGTGGAATTGCGAAAACTTGATCCGACAATTCGTCTCGAGGTTCGTTACGCGACGACAAACAACTTTCTCGGCACGAAGTTCTACACGCAAGCACGGGCGTTCATGCAAAGACCCGCGGCTGAGGCCCTCGTGCGCGTCCATCGCAACTTAAAACGTCAGGGTTACGGCTTGCTGATTCACGATGCGTACCGGCCGTGGTATGTGACAAAAGTTTTCTGGGATGCCGTGCCTGAGGACAAGAAGCTTTTTGTCGCGGATCCCGCACGCGGCTCGCGTCACAATCGCGGCTGCGCGGTTGACCTAACGCTCTATCATTTGAAAACCGGCAAACCGGTCGAGATGGTCGCGACCTATGACGAGACGACCGAGCGGGCCCATTCGGATTATCCCGGCGGCACTTCTTTGCAACGCTGGCATCGCGAGCTGCTGCGCAAAGCGATGGAGGCCGAAGATTTCGCCATCTTCGCGCCTGAGTGGTGGCACTTCGACTACAAGGACTGGCAGAAGTATCGGATCGGAAACCAAAGGTTTGAGGAGATTGGCAGACGATCGCGGCGATAA
- a CDS encoding type II toxin-antitoxin system RelE/ParE family toxin, with translation MKWTVVARPQAENDVLEAADWYDRQQPGLGDEFIEEVVTVVDAIAENPLQNCRRHPIKNIRWRYPKRFPYRVIFEVIEEERLVVIAAVIHAARHDRVWRQRF, from the coding sequence ATGAAATGGACAGTCGTTGCGCGACCTCAGGCGGAGAACGACGTTCTTGAAGCGGCCGATTGGTATGACCGGCAACAACCGGGCCTCGGCGATGAATTCATCGAAGAAGTCGTGACCGTAGTCGATGCGATCGCCGAAAATCCTCTTCAAAATTGCCGCCGTCATCCAATTAAGAACATTCGCTGGCGCTATCCAAAACGATTTCCGTATCGCGTCATTTTCGAGGTGATAGAGGAAGAGCGGCTTGTCGTAATTGCAGCAGTAATTCACGCAGCGCGACATGATCGCGTCTGGCGGCAACGTTTTTGA
- a CDS encoding alpha/beta fold hydrolase, with product MKTRLLQKLTASLSAICLLAQFALAQTPAKPPVKPFELTVDSIMRGPRLVGHQPSGVYWSQDSQRVYFRWKQANEPRLKEMSLYVINRDGTGLRRLTDEEAKQAPPASGDLSKDKTMTVFTDEGDIFIYDHAKQARRQITRTVESETNARFTFDQKRIYFTRTNNLYVMSLESGLLEQLTDIRIGALASPSSTPRGTDSQEYLKKEERALIDAVRERAEQREEQEKKRKEREKRKPFSIPIGQNVLNLNLSPDGKYVIATISEPASGAKNIIVPNYVTESAYTEDIPGRSKVGDMQGRTRLLIIDVESGETKNVDHGQKQPATPAVQRTEMNTTEQAQRDRGEVSTGSGSDRVDSQAKPTPPKDRDVQLAPVQWSEDGKSAALLARAADNKDRWVLLLDPATGKTKVLASVHDDAWVDGPGANTLGWLPDNTTVYFESERDGWAHLYSVSKDGGAAVQLTSGPFEVSDVRLSADKTKFYFTSSEGSVFQRHLFSMALTGGPRTQITGMPGHNQATVSPDETMLADVRSYSNLPPELYLIPNIPMDEYASARLKPLTTSPILEFFTHDWIDPRLVSFKARDGATVWGRMYMPSNYKGGGPAVLFVHGAGYLQNVHRWWSSYYREYMFHHLLMEMGFVVLDIDYRGSAGYGRDWRTGIYRHMGGKDLIDHVDAVNYLVKEHGVDPKRIGLYGGSYGGFITLMAMFTEADVFAAGAALRPVTDWAHYNHPYTSNILNLPQTDPEAYKRSSPIYFANGLKGPLLICHGVVDVNVNFQDTVRLVEKLIELRKENWEVAPYPVEDHGFEREESWADEYKRILKLFRTNLKPEVRTRRR from the coding sequence ATGAAAACCAGACTTCTGCAAAAACTGACTGCCTCCCTTTCCGCGATTTGTCTTCTCGCGCAATTCGCGCTCGCGCAAACACCCGCCAAGCCGCCGGTGAAACCATTCGAGCTCACCGTTGACAGCATCATGCGCGGGCCGCGTTTGGTGGGCCATCAGCCCAGCGGCGTCTACTGGTCGCAGGACAGCCAGCGCGTTTACTTTCGTTGGAAGCAGGCGAACGAGCCGCGCCTGAAAGAGATGAGTCTCTACGTCATCAATCGTGACGGCACGGGCCTGCGTCGTCTGACGGATGAAGAAGCGAAGCAGGCGCCGCCCGCGTCCGGCGACTTATCGAAAGACAAGACGATGACCGTCTTCACGGACGAGGGCGACATCTTCATCTACGACCACGCCAAACAGGCGCGCCGCCAAATCACTCGCACCGTCGAGTCCGAAACGAACGCGCGCTTCACGTTCGATCAGAAACGCATCTACTTCACGCGAACGAACAACCTGTACGTGATGTCTTTGGAAAGCGGGCTGCTCGAGCAGCTCACCGACATTCGCATTGGCGCACTGGCATCGCCGAGCTCGACGCCGAGAGGAACCGACAGTCAGGAATACTTGAAGAAGGAAGAGCGCGCGCTAATCGATGCCGTCCGCGAGCGCGCCGAACAGCGCGAAGAGCAGGAGAAGAAACGCAAAGAACGCGAGAAGCGCAAACCGTTCAGCATTCCTATTGGTCAGAATGTTCTCAATCTGAACCTGTCACCCGACGGCAAGTATGTGATTGCCACCATCAGCGAACCGGCATCGGGCGCGAAGAACATCATCGTGCCGAACTACGTGACCGAATCGGCCTACACCGAAGATATTCCGGGCCGCAGCAAAGTTGGCGACATGCAGGGCCGTACGCGCCTTTTGATCATCGATGTCGAATCAGGCGAGACGAAGAACGTCGATCATGGGCAGAAGCAGCCGGCGACTCCCGCCGTTCAGCGGACTGAAATGAACACGACCGAGCAAGCGCAACGTGATCGCGGTGAGGTCAGTACCGGGAGCGGTAGCGACCGGGTCGATTCGCAAGCAAAACCGACTCCACCGAAAGATCGCGACGTACAACTAGCGCCGGTCCAATGGTCCGAAGATGGAAAGAGCGCGGCGCTGCTGGCGCGCGCGGCCGACAACAAAGATCGTTGGGTGCTGCTCCTCGATCCGGCTACGGGCAAAACTAAAGTTCTCGCGTCCGTCCATGACGATGCGTGGGTAGATGGGCCGGGCGCTAACACACTCGGCTGGCTGCCCGACAACACGACTGTCTATTTTGAATCAGAGCGTGATGGCTGGGCACACCTTTATTCCGTTTCGAAGGATGGTGGCGCGGCCGTACAACTGACTTCCGGGCCGTTTGAAGTTTCAGATGTGCGCCTGTCGGCAGACAAGACCAAATTCTATTTCACGTCGAGCGAAGGCAGTGTCTTTCAACGACACTTGTTTTCGATGGCGCTTACGGGAGGTCCGCGAACTCAGATCACCGGCATGCCGGGACACAATCAGGCGACGGTCTCGCCCGACGAAACGATGCTGGCGGACGTGCGGTCTTACAGCAACCTGCCGCCGGAACTCTATCTCATTCCGAATATACCGATGGATGAGTACGCCAGCGCCCGACTGAAGCCGCTGACCACTTCGCCGATTCTGGAGTTCTTTACCCATGATTGGATCGATCCGCGGCTGGTGAGCTTCAAAGCGCGCGACGGCGCAACGGTTTGGGGCCGCATGTATATGCCTTCGAATTACAAAGGTGGCGGGCCGGCGGTACTGTTTGTGCATGGCGCCGGCTATCTGCAAAACGTGCATCGGTGGTGGAGTTCCTACTATCGCGAGTACATGTTTCATCACTTGCTGATGGAAATGGGTTTCGTGGTGCTCGACATCGACTATCGCGGCAGCGCGGGATACGGCCGCGACTGGCGTACCGGGATTTATCGGCACATGGGCGGCAAGGATCTGATCGATCATGTCGATGCGGTGAATTACCTGGTGAAGGAACACGGTGTCGATCCGAAACGGATCGGACTGTATGGTGGCAGCTACGGGGGCTTCATCACGTTGATGGCGATGTTCACGGAAGCCGATGTGTTTGCCGCGGGTGCGGCCTTGCGACCCGTGACGGACTGGGCGCACTACAATCATCCTTACACCAGCAACATTTTGAATCTGCCGCAGACCGATCCGGAGGCTTACAAACGCAGCTCACCGATTTATTTCGCGAACGGGTTGAAAGGCCCGCTGCTGATCTGCCACGGCGTCGTTGACGTCAACGTGAATTTTCAGGATACAGTGCGGCTGGTCGAGAAATTGATCGAACTGCGCAAAGAGAATTGGGAAGTCGCACCTTACCCGGTCGAAGACCACGGGTTTGAAAGGGAAGAGAGTTGGGCGGACGAGTACAAGAGGATTCTGAAGTTGTTTAGGACGAATCTGAAGCCTGAAGTGAGAACCCGGAGGCGGTGA
- a CDS encoding amidohydrolase family protein codes for MKSFRAFLILMMVASLGISARPQNQPRPGITTQPTEGQGVVVLKAARLIDGTGAPAINNAIVIVTDNKITAVGDARSLRVPSGAKVIDLGNATLLPGFIDAHTHLIGRVLGDPDGENAAVRDYSAFGAILGVNHARETLMAGFTSVRNVGASGPFNDIALRKAIEEGWVPGPRMQTAGHSLGITGGHCDTNGYRPGIFDKGIEDGIANGPDEIRAAVRYQIKYGAGVIKTCATGGVLSEVAAVGTTQYSFEEMKALVDEAAQHERKVAAHAHGTEGIKVATRAGVASIEHGSFIDEEGARLMKERGTYLVPTLMAAEAVERAAKNGVLKGLRAQKALAAAAAMRRGIKMAVATGVPIAFGTDSGVIPHGTNAREFFLLMDWGGMSNMDAISTTLNSAKLLGWDKNLGSLTVGKWADIVAVSGDPLKDIHAMGKVTFVMKNGVVYRKD; via the coding sequence GTGAAGAGCTTCAGAGCATTTCTCATCCTAATGATGGTGGCAAGCCTCGGGATTTCCGCGCGGCCGCAGAATCAGCCGCGCCCCGGAATCACGACGCAGCCAACCGAAGGCCAGGGCGTGGTCGTTCTAAAGGCCGCTCGATTGATTGATGGCACGGGCGCGCCCGCCATCAACAACGCGATCGTCATCGTCACCGATAACAAGATTACGGCGGTCGGCGACGCGCGATCCCTGCGTGTACCGTCCGGCGCAAAGGTAATCGATCTCGGTAACGCGACTTTGTTGCCGGGATTTATCGATGCGCACACCCATCTGATTGGCCGAGTGCTCGGCGATCCGGATGGCGAAAACGCCGCGGTGAGAGACTACTCCGCGTTTGGAGCAATCCTTGGCGTCAATCACGCGCGCGAAACGTTGATGGCCGGTTTCACTTCGGTTCGGAATGTCGGAGCTTCGGGACCTTTTAACGACATCGCTCTGCGTAAAGCGATCGAGGAGGGCTGGGTTCCCGGTCCACGCATGCAGACCGCGGGTCACTCGCTCGGAATCACGGGCGGCCATTGCGATACCAATGGCTACCGACCGGGCATTTTTGACAAGGGAATCGAAGATGGAATCGCAAACGGCCCGGACGAAATTCGCGCCGCTGTGCGTTATCAAATCAAGTATGGCGCTGGGGTGATCAAGACTTGTGCGACTGGCGGCGTCTTGTCTGAAGTCGCGGCTGTCGGCACGACGCAATATAGCTTTGAAGAAATGAAAGCCCTCGTCGATGAAGCTGCGCAGCACGAACGCAAGGTGGCCGCGCATGCGCACGGGACTGAAGGAATCAAGGTCGCCACCCGCGCGGGCGTCGCTTCAATCGAACACGGATCGTTTATCGACGAAGAAGGCGCGCGGCTAATGAAAGAGCGTGGGACTTATCTCGTGCCGACCTTGATGGCTGCCGAAGCAGTTGAACGCGCCGCGAAGAACGGAGTCTTGAAAGGCTTGCGTGCGCAGAAAGCCCTGGCGGCAGCGGCCGCAATGCGTCGTGGCATCAAGATGGCTGTCGCCACCGGGGTGCCGATAGCTTTCGGCACAGACTCGGGCGTCATTCCGCATGGCACCAACGCGCGCGAATTCTTCCTGCTGATGGATTGGGGCGGCATGTCGAACATGGACGCGATTTCTACGACGCTGAACTCTGCGAAGCTGCTCGGCTGGGACAAAAACCTCGGCTCGCTGACGGTGGGTAAATGGGCCGACATCGTCGCCGTCTCAGGCGATCCGTTGAAAGATATTCACGCGATGGGAAAGGTTACGTTCGTGATGAAGAATGGCGTGGTTTATCGGAAAGATTGA